A genomic segment from Malus domestica chromosome 05, GDT2T_hap1 encodes:
- the LOC103401495 gene encoding loganic acid O-methyltransferase-like, which translates to MAATEENSKVCEAYPMKGGNGANSYANISIYQRGGAEASKEFVNKAIAELGLETLLSSKTFRIADLGCSVGPSTFFSVENIIQALQLKYKTLALSSQLPEFQVFFNDLNSNDFNLLFNSLSHNRQYYAAGVPGSFYGRLFPNNSIHLFYSSFSIPWISRVPKEVVNKNSPAWNKGRIFYSDAPDEVVRAYEAQHVEDMDCFLNARAQEIVNGGLMVLNVPGRQDGTPHSQTLPNVIFQILGSCLMDMARKGIVDEEKVDSFNLPNYLMSSKELEASIERNGCFSLERRENLHHFVAHDIVYKNPLLLASHIRGSLEGLIKQHFGDEILDELFDLYGKRLAEQQSIVVAGKAIVYSVVLRRKAN; encoded by the exons atggcagCAACAGAGGAAAACAGCAAAGTCTGTGAAGCTTATCCAATGAAAGGTGGAAATGGAGCCAACAGCTATGCCAACATCTCCATTTACCAG AGAGGAGGTGCGGAGGCTTCCAAGGAATTTGTAAACAAGGCAATCGCAGAACTTGGCCTGGAAACCTTGTTATCTTCCAAGACCTTTAGAATTGCAGATTTAGGTTGCTCCGTTGGGCCCAGTACATTTTTTTCAGTTGAAAACATAATTCAAGCTCTGCAGTTGAAATATAAAACCCTAGCGTTGAGCTCCCAATTACCTGAGTTTCAGGTTTTCTTTAATGATCTTAACTCAAATGATTTTAATCTGCTCTTCAACTCCCTCTCACACAACAGGCAATACTATGCCGCTGGGGTGCCAGGCTCCTTCTATGGTCGGCTATTTCCTAATAATTCCATCCACCTTTTTTACTCTTCCTTTTCCATTCCATGGATTTCTCGAGTCCCAAAAGAGGTAGTGAATAAAAACAGTCCTGCCTGGAATAAAGGTCGAATCTTTTACTCAGATGCCCCAGATGAAGTAGTAAGGGCTTATGAAGCACAACATGTTGAGGACATGGATTGCTTCCTGAATGCGAGGGCACAAGAAATTGTGAATGGAGGACTCATGGTACTTAATGTTCCAGGTCGCCAAGACGGTACCCCTCATTCTCAAACTCTGCCAAATGTGATCTTTCAAATTTTGGGATCTTGCCTCATGGATATGGCTAGGAAG GGAATTGTTGATGAAGAGAAAGTAGATTCATTTAACCTACCCAATTACTTAATGTCTTCCAAAGAACTAGAAGCTTCTATAGAACGAAATGGATGCTTTAGCTTAGAGAGAAGGGAAAATTTGCATCACTTCGTTGCACATGACATTGTCTATAAAAATCCCCTACTACTTGCATCTCACATCAGAGGTAGCCTGGAGGGACTCATCAAGCAGCATTTTGGAGACGAAATCTTGGACGAGCTCTTTGACTTGTATGGAAAAAGACTTGCAGAGCAACAATCCATTGTTGTGGCAGGGAAGGCAATTGTCTATTCGGTTGTGCTTAGACGCAAGGCAAATTGA
- the LOC103410835 gene encoding uncharacterized protein isoform X3, with protein MNSDFFPFSPSPKPATVLPSPTHSDRTLRSRSLLGRFTSGLWRSERRDGGMASRVDHENDYLFKIVLIMTLVWANLTFSLDLPGMSSAWSPNPSSESSSPPELSRQVRLLSLILMDESLHFAPLVLNWIHGKHPEI; from the exons ATGAACTCAGATTTCTTCCCATTTTCTCCTTCCCCAAAACCCGCCACTGTGCTTCCCTCTCCAACGCATTCAGATCGAACGCTCCGATCACGTTCTCTCCTCGGTCGATTCACCTCCGG GTTGTGGAGATCGGAGAGGAGAGACGGCGGCATGGCGAGTAGAGTAGACCACGAAAACGACTACCTGTTCAAGATCGTGTTGATCATGACTCTGGTGTGGGCAAATCTAACATTCTCTCTAGATTTACCAGGAATGAGTTCTGCTTGGAGTCCAAATCCATCATCGGAGTCGAGTTCGCCACCCGAACTCTCCAGGCAAGTTCGCTTGCTGAGTTTAATCTTGAT GGATGAATCTCTTCATTTTGCGCCCTTAGTTCTCAATTGGATTCACGGTAAACACCCAGAAATTTAG
- the LOC103410835 gene encoding uncharacterized protein isoform X5, translated as MNSDFFPFSPSPKPATVLPSPTHSDRTLRSRSLLGRFTSGLWRSERRDGGMASRVDHENDYLFKIVLIMTLVWANLTFSLDLPGMSSAWSPNPSSESSSPPELSRDESLHFAPLVLNWIHGKHPEI; from the exons ATGAACTCAGATTTCTTCCCATTTTCTCCTTCCCCAAAACCCGCCACTGTGCTTCCCTCTCCAACGCATTCAGATCGAACGCTCCGATCACGTTCTCTCCTCGGTCGATTCACCTCCGG GTTGTGGAGATCGGAGAGGAGAGACGGCGGCATGGCGAGTAGAGTAGACCACGAAAACGACTACCTGTTCAAGATCGTGTTGATCATGACTCTGGTGTGGGCAAATCTAACATTCTCTCTAGATTTACCAGGAATGAGTTCTGCTTGGAGTCCAAATCCATCATCGGAGTCGAGTTCGCCACCCGAACTCTCCAG GGATGAATCTCTTCATTTTGCGCCCTTAGTTCTCAATTGGATTCACGGTAAACACCCAGAAATTTAG
- the LOC103410835 gene encoding uncharacterized protein isoform X6 — MNSDFFPFSPSPKPATVLPSPTHSDRTLRSRSLLGRFTSGLWRSERRDGGMASRVDHENDYLFKIVLIMTLVWANLTFSLDLPGMSSAWSPNPSSESSSPPELSSLNFRGFQNLNDFG, encoded by the exons ATGAACTCAGATTTCTTCCCATTTTCTCCTTCCCCAAAACCCGCCACTGTGCTTCCCTCTCCAACGCATTCAGATCGAACGCTCCGATCACGTTCTCTCCTCGGTCGATTCACCTCCGG GTTGTGGAGATCGGAGAGGAGAGACGGCGGCATGGCGAGTAGAGTAGACCACGAAAACGACTACCTGTTCAAGATCGTGTTGATCATGACTCTGGTGTGGGCAAATCTAACATTCTCTCTAGATTTACCAGGAATGAGTTCTGCTTGGAGTCCAAATCCATCATCGGAGTCGAGTTCGCCACCCGAACTCTCCAG TTTAAATTTCAGGGGGTTTcagaatttgaatgattttggtTGA
- the LOC103410835 gene encoding uncharacterized protein isoform X2 produces the protein MCESSCTTSLRNVFQNPLDRRTRSWTLDLTTFWKLYKSIFLYFLTQRPFISSSFWSPPCFPHLLSHYLKPKPNPAMQESNHKSPTPTKWCISRLTRMNRSGYNNSETNMRSNRKKKIAAEKPRATDSKGKVPLCCLDPPLPNLE, from the exons ATGTGTGAATCTTCCTGCACCACCAGTCTCCGCAACGTTTTCCAAAACCCGCTTGACCGAAG GACAAGGAGTTGGACCCTGGATCTAACGACTTTCTGG AAGCTCTACAAATCaatcttcctttattttctaACCCAGCGTCCTTTCATTTCATCTTCGTTCTGGAGCCCTCCCTGTTTTCCACATCTCCTCTCACACTACCTAAAGCCGAAACCAAACCCAGCTATGCAGGAATCAAATCACAAGTCTCCGACACCCACAAAG TGGTGCATATCTCGATTGACAAGGATGAACAGAAGCGGATATAACAACAGTGAGACCAATATGAGAtccaacagaaaaaaaaaaatagcggCGGAGAAGCCGAGGGCTACGGATTCAAAAGGAAAAG TACCTCTGTGCTGCCTGGATCCTCCACTCCCAAACTTAGAATGA
- the LOC103410835 gene encoding uncharacterized protein isoform X1 — MCESSCTTSLRNVFQNPLDRRTRSWTLDLTTFWKLYKSIFLYFLTQRPFISSSFWSPPCFPHLLSHYLKPKPNPAMQESNHKSPTPTKWCISRLTRMNRSGYNNSETNMRSNRKKKIAAEKPRATDSKGKGMSPGSVLILTWIR, encoded by the exons ATGTGTGAATCTTCCTGCACCACCAGTCTCCGCAACGTTTTCCAAAACCCGCTTGACCGAAG GACAAGGAGTTGGACCCTGGATCTAACGACTTTCTGG AAGCTCTACAAATCaatcttcctttattttctaACCCAGCGTCCTTTCATTTCATCTTCGTTCTGGAGCCCTCCCTGTTTTCCACATCTCCTCTCACACTACCTAAAGCCGAAACCAAACCCAGCTATGCAGGAATCAAATCACAAGTCTCCGACACCCACAAAG TGGTGCATATCTCGATTGACAAGGATGAACAGAAGCGGATATAACAACAGTGAGACCAATATGAGAtccaacagaaaaaaaaaaatagcggCGGAGAAGCCGAGGGCTACGGATTCAAAAGGAAAAGGTATGAGCCCTGGCTCTGTACTAATATTGACTTGGATTAGATGA
- the LOC103410835 gene encoding uncharacterized protein isoform X4, translated as MCESSCTTSLRNVFQNPLDRRTRSWTLDLTTFWRPFISSSFWSPPCFPHLLSHYLKPKPNPAMQESNHKSPTPTKWCISRLTRMNRSGYNNSETNMRSNRKKKIAAEKPRATDSKGKGMSPGSVLILTWIR; from the exons ATGTGTGAATCTTCCTGCACCACCAGTCTCCGCAACGTTTTCCAAAACCCGCTTGACCGAAG GACAAGGAGTTGGACCCTGGATCTAACGACTTTCTGG CGTCCTTTCATTTCATCTTCGTTCTGGAGCCCTCCCTGTTTTCCACATCTCCTCTCACACTACCTAAAGCCGAAACCAAACCCAGCTATGCAGGAATCAAATCACAAGTCTCCGACACCCACAAAG TGGTGCATATCTCGATTGACAAGGATGAACAGAAGCGGATATAACAACAGTGAGACCAATATGAGAtccaacagaaaaaaaaaaatagcggCGGAGAAGCCGAGGGCTACGGATTCAAAAGGAAAAGGTATGAGCCCTGGCTCTGTACTAATATTGACTTGGATTAGATGA
- the LOC103410835 gene encoding uncharacterized protein isoform X7 — MCESSCTTSLRNVFQNPLDRRTRSWTLDLTTFWPSLFSTSPLTLPKAETKPSYAGIKSQVSDTHKVVHISIDKDEQKRI, encoded by the exons ATGTGTGAATCTTCCTGCACCACCAGTCTCCGCAACGTTTTCCAAAACCCGCTTGACCGAAG GACAAGGAGTTGGACCCTGGATCTAACGACTTTCTGG CCCTCCCTGTTTTCCACATCTCCTCTCACACTACCTAAAGCCGAAACCAAACCCAGCTATGCAGGAATCAAATCACAAGTCTCCGACACCCACAAAG TGGTGCATATCTCGATTGACAAGGATGAACAGAAGCGGATATAA